In Cervus canadensis isolate Bull #8, Minnesota chromosome 6, ASM1932006v1, whole genome shotgun sequence, one DNA window encodes the following:
- the LOC122443880 gene encoding ergosterol biosynthetic protein 28 homolog isoform X2 codes for MSRFLNVLRSWLVMTSVIAMGSSLQGFRDHTFLYEKIYTSKPDLVNGLQARTFGIWMLLSSVVRGLCVIDIHNKMLYYITLLTFFIAVGHFVFELFVFGTGTPTIATIAPLTVASISILVMLVGLWHLEAEPGSRQKKRN; via the exons ATGAGCCGATTCCTGAACGTGTTACGAAGCTGGCTGGTGATGACGTCTGTCATAGCTATGGGTTCCTCGCTGCAGGGCTTCCGAGATCACACCTTTCTCTATGAAAAGATCTATACCAGCAAGCCAGACCTGG TGAATGGCCTCCAAGCTCGGACCTTCGGAATCTGGATGCTGCTCTCATCAGTGGTTCGTGGCCTCTGCGTCATCGACATTCACAACAAAAT GCTCTACTACATCACGCTGTTGACCTTCTTCATTGCCGTGGGGCACTTCGTGTTTGAGCTGTTTGTATTTGGGACCGGGACTCCCACAATTGCCACCATAGCACCCCTCACGGTGGCAA GTATCTCAATCCTGGTCATGCTAGTGGGGCTCTGGCACCTAGAAGCAGAACCAGGATCCAGACAGaagaagagaaactga
- the LOC122443880 gene encoding ergosterol biosynthetic protein 28 homolog isoform X1, translated as MGQKALSGWRGAMSRFLNVLRSWLVMTSVIAMGSSLQGFRDHTFLYEKIYTSKPDLVNGLQARTFGIWMLLSSVVRGLCVIDIHNKMLYYITLLTFFIAVGHFVFELFVFGTGTPTIATIAPLTVASISILVMLVGLWHLEAEPGSRQKKRN; from the exons ATGGG gcaaaaagCCCTCTCAGGTTGGAGGGGAGCCATGAGCCGATTCCTGAACGTGTTACGAAGCTGGCTGGTGATGACGTCTGTCATAGCTATGGGTTCCTCGCTGCAGGGCTTCCGAGATCACACCTTTCTCTATGAAAAGATCTATACCAGCAAGCCAGACCTGG TGAATGGCCTCCAAGCTCGGACCTTCGGAATCTGGATGCTGCTCTCATCAGTGGTTCGTGGCCTCTGCGTCATCGACATTCACAACAAAAT GCTCTACTACATCACGCTGTTGACCTTCTTCATTGCCGTGGGGCACTTCGTGTTTGAGCTGTTTGTATTTGGGACCGGGACTCCCACAATTGCCACCATAGCACCCCTCACGGTGGCAA GTATCTCAATCCTGGTCATGCTAGTGGGGCTCTGGCACCTAGAAGCAGAACCAGGATCCAGACAGaagaagagaaactga